A window of the Lolium perenne isolate Kyuss_39 chromosome 7, Kyuss_2.0, whole genome shotgun sequence genome harbors these coding sequences:
- the LOC127312164 gene encoding uncharacterized protein codes for MAPPPRPLNDDLIAEILLRLPPDEPEHLFRAALVCKPWLRVICDRGFRRSYRAFHGAPPLLGLLHKLMVMQGPPPDRFASTTSIPEFPHPGSDGRRTRPLDCRHGRVLVHMLERDSSQGYLVWDPVTGDRHDLPEPDVDWLIYSAAVLCATDGCDHLDCHGGPFRVVFAATHDREDIIVASVYSSETGACSVPVRLDNTCKIYAQHMREGRVHGHMAPYYIPYLQPRRGTLVGDAVYFTVRHDNAIVKYDLGKDRLSMIDSPQPEESDIALMAMENASLGFACIQDSRLYTWLRKVDTEEAAEWVQYRVIELEKTVPVVNPDDEPLVVGFAEGVDVIFVSSGVGLFTIKLNSGQVKKVDESGVYFSVLPYMSFYTPDRGRLLSIARTH; via the exons AtggcgccgccgccacgcccgctGAACGACGACCTCATCGCGgagatcctcctccgcctcccgccgGACGAGCCGGAGCACCTCTTCCGCGCCGCGCTCGTCTGCAAGCCGTGGCTCCGCGTCATCTGCGACCGCGGCTTCCGCCGCAGCTACCGCGCCTTCCACGGCGCGCCTcccctcctcggcctcctccacaaGCTCATGGTGATGCAGGGGCCCCCGCCCGACCGCTTCGCGTCCACCACTTCAATCCCCGAGTTCCCCCACCCGGGCTCCGACGGCCGCCGCACGCGGCCCCTCGACTGccgccacggccgcgtcctcgtcCACATGCTGGAGCGCGACTCGAGCCAGGGCTACCTCGTCTGGGACCCCGTCACGGGCGACCGGCACGACCTGCCCGAGCCGGACGTCGACTGGCTCATCTACTCCGCCGCGGTGCTCTGCGCCACCGACGGCTGCGACCACCTCGACTGCCACGGCGGCCCCTTCCGCGTCGTCTTCGCGGCCACCCATGACCGCGAGGATATCATAGTTGCGAGCGTCTACTCATCGGAGACGGGCGCGTGTAGCGTGCCAGTACGCCTCGACAACACTTGCAAAATCTACGCCCAGCACATGCGAGAGGGACGTGTACATGGGCACATGGCACCCTATTACATACCATATCTCCAGCCTAGGCGAGGCACCCTTGTCGGAGATGCAGTCTACTTCACGGTTCGGCATGACAACGCGATCGTCAAGTATGACTTGGGCAAAGATCGATTATCCATGATTGACTCGCCGCAACCGGAAGAGTCGGACATTGCGCTCATGGCCATGGAGAACGCTTCGCTGGGATTTGCCTGCATTCAGGATTCCAGACTTTATACATGGTTAAGGAAGGTGGATACAGAAGAAGCTGCTGAATGGGTACAATACAGGGTCATTGAGCTGGAGAAAACAGTACCTGTTGTGAATCCTGATGACGAACCATTAGTGGTCGGCTTTGCAGAGGGTGTGGATGTCATCTTTGTTAGCTCAGGTGTTGGCTTATTCACGATCAAGCTCAATTCTGGACAGGTTAAGAAGGTTGATGAGTCTGGAGTATATTTTAGCGTCTTGCCCTACATGAGCTTCTACACTCCAG ATCGTGGAAGATTGTTGTCGATAGCAAGGACTCACTGA